In Rheinheimera sp. MM224, one DNA window encodes the following:
- a CDS encoding DUF481 domain-containing protein, whose product MIKALLLTVMLWCTFCHASAGHSAVIWMKNGDRLTGTITQQDKDIVFLNLPYSGQVQLPRAQIDRIEQQKLLPVAPVVVAETQAVVIKNQPVRQYSVDLTAGKKRSSSSTDNLGFKTAFEQRDDNMRLTFDGKYDYETSNSLKKTHKYLLNPGADYFFQPQLFWRNKVDYAQDFIASDYKNMDLSSGVGYSFYDTAELRVELIALAGLKRTHFKETAGLELFFGDRQKLDFRHVQLEWDLRYLWPGSSFEVFSEGSYLKPVNQPVQYIEFKQEINLSSGLHYYLTERIRLSFSVDLDWSKIDVILPEYEGLSADSRDLHQKLSIGAKF is encoded by the coding sequence GTGATCAAAGCGCTGCTATTGACAGTTATGTTGTGGTGTACTTTTTGTCATGCTTCTGCTGGGCACAGTGCTGTGATTTGGATGAAGAATGGCGATAGATTAACAGGCACTATCACTCAGCAAGACAAAGATATCGTATTCCTAAATCTGCCGTATTCAGGGCAGGTGCAATTACCCAGAGCCCAAATTGACCGTATTGAGCAGCAAAAGCTGCTTCCTGTTGCTCCCGTGGTTGTCGCTGAAACTCAAGCTGTGGTGATTAAAAATCAGCCTGTCAGGCAATACAGTGTGGATTTAACCGCAGGTAAAAAACGCAGTAGCAGCAGCACCGACAACCTGGGCTTTAAGACAGCCTTTGAACAACGTGATGACAATATGCGGCTAACCTTTGATGGGAAGTACGATTACGAAACCAGTAACTCGTTAAAGAAAACCCATAAGTATCTGCTCAATCCCGGCGCTGACTATTTCTTCCAGCCACAACTGTTCTGGCGTAATAAAGTGGATTATGCACAGGACTTTATTGCATCCGATTATAAAAATATGGATCTGAGCTCAGGTGTGGGTTACAGCTTTTATGACACGGCTGAACTGCGGGTTGAGCTTATCGCTCTGGCAGGTTTAAAACGCACTCACTTTAAGGAAACTGCAGGGCTGGAGCTTTTTTTCGGCGACAGACAAAAGCTGGATTTTCGTCATGTGCAGCTGGAATGGGATCTGCGGTATTTATGGCCAGGCAGCAGCTTTGAGGTATTCAGTGAAGGCAGTTACTTAAAACCTGTCAATCAACCGGTGCAATACATTGAATTCAAACAGGAAATAAACCTGAGTTCAGGTTTGCATTATTACCTGACAGAGCGCATTCGATTGTCATTTTCAGTCGACTTAGACTGGTCAAAAATTGATGTGATATTGCCTGAATACGAAGGCCTTTCGGCAGACAGCCGCGATTTACATCAAAAACTCAGCATAGGCGCTAAGTTTTGA
- a CDS encoding fasciclin domain-containing protein: MKFRSLLNLTVLSAALVVSAASYAAAKADIVDTAVAAGSFNTLVTAVKAADLVDTLKGAGPFTVFAPNDAAFAKIPAADLQALLKDKAALGKVLTYHVVAGKVMAADVVKLTSAKTVQGQELKIAVKDGVVYVDGAKVISTDIETSNGVIHVIDSVVLPK, encoded by the coding sequence ATGAAATTTCGCTCATTATTGAATTTAACCGTTCTCTCTGCAGCTTTAGTCGTTTCTGCTGCATCTTACGCTGCTGCCAAAGCGGATATCGTTGATACTGCGGTAGCTGCAGGTAGCTTCAACACGCTAGTGACTGCCGTTAAAGCAGCAGATTTGGTCGACACCTTAAAAGGCGCAGGTCCATTTACTGTATTTGCCCCGAATGATGCAGCTTTCGCCAAAATTCCGGCCGCAGATTTGCAGGCACTGTTAAAAGACAAGGCCGCGCTTGGCAAGGTATTGACCTATCACGTAGTAGCAGGCAAGGTGATGGCTGCTGATGTAGTGAAGTTAACCTCAGCCAAAACTGTGCAAGGGCAAGAGCTGAAAATTGCCGTCAAAGACGGTGTGGTTTATGTCGATGGTGCTAAGGTGATCAGCACTGACATTGAAACCAGCAACGGCGTCATCCACGTGATTGATTCTGTCGTTTTACCTAAATAG
- a CDS encoding ArsR/SmtB family transcription factor: protein MSSAELDDMIKALSHPVRRDILNWLKQPEVYFADQEHSLSFGVCAGKIDQKTGLSQSTVSAHLATLQRAGFISSKKVGQWNFFSRNEEVIQQFLSRLNDQL from the coding sequence ATGAGCTCTGCAGAACTCGACGACATGATCAAAGCCCTGTCCCACCCAGTGCGACGGGACATTTTAAACTGGCTGAAACAACCTGAAGTCTATTTTGCCGATCAGGAACACTCACTGAGTTTTGGTGTATGTGCTGGCAAAATTGACCAGAAAACAGGTTTGTCTCAGTCCACCGTATCCGCCCATCTGGCTACTTTGCAACGTGCTGGTTTTATCAGCAGCAAAAAAGTAGGCCAGTGGAATTTTTTCTCGCGTAATGAAGAGGTTATTCAACAGTTTCTGTCGCGGTTAAATGATCAACTTTGA
- a CDS encoding alkene reductase, whose translation MPTLFDAITLGDLTLKNRIVMAPLTRCRADEGRVPNAMMAEYYTQRSGAGLILSEATAVTPMGVGYPDTPGVWSQAQVEGWKLVTDAVHKAGSRIFLQLWHVGRISDPVYLDGAKPVAPSALRPSGHVSLLRPMKDYEEPRALSLNEIKDVVEAFRLGAVNAKAAGFDGVLIHGANGYLLDQFLQDSTNLRDDEYGGSLENRARLMLEITDACIGVWGKDRVAMHLAPRMDSHDMGDSNRTATFGYVATELGKRGIAFISTREHPAEDSITPLIKQLFGGPVIANEKFSKAEANAWLAEGKADAIAFGIPFIANPDLPKRLETDAPLNQPRPELFYGKGPVGYTDYPTLA comes from the coding sequence ATGCCAACTTTATTTGATGCAATCACCCTAGGTGATTTAACCCTGAAAAACCGTATTGTCATGGCACCTTTAACCCGTTGCCGTGCTGACGAAGGCCGTGTGCCTAATGCCATGATGGCTGAATACTATACCCAGCGCAGCGGCGCAGGTTTAATTTTATCCGAAGCCACAGCAGTCACCCCTATGGGTGTAGGTTATCCTGATACGCCAGGTGTTTGGTCGCAAGCGCAGGTTGAAGGCTGGAAGCTGGTGACTGATGCAGTGCATAAAGCGGGTAGCCGTATTTTCCTGCAGCTGTGGCACGTAGGTCGTATTTCTGATCCAGTTTATCTGGATGGTGCAAAACCAGTAGCGCCAAGTGCTTTACGCCCTTCAGGTCATGTCAGCTTGCTGCGCCCAATGAAAGATTATGAAGAGCCACGGGCTTTATCTTTAAACGAAATCAAAGACGTCGTAGAAGCTTTCCGCCTGGGTGCGGTCAATGCCAAAGCCGCAGGTTTTGACGGCGTGCTGATCCACGGTGCCAATGGCTATTTACTCGACCAGTTCCTGCAAGACAGCACCAACTTACGTGATGATGAATACGGTGGTTCTTTAGAAAACCGTGCCCGTCTGATGCTGGAAATCACAGACGCTTGTATCGGTGTTTGGGGCAAAGACAGAGTGGCTATGCATTTAGCACCTCGTATGGATTCACACGATATGGGTGATTCCAACCGCACCGCCACTTTTGGTTATGTAGCTACTGAGCTGGGTAAAAGGGGCATTGCCTTTATCTCTACCCGCGAACATCCAGCAGAAGACAGCATTACACCACTGATTAAACAGCTGTTTGGTGGCCCTGTGATTGCGAATGAAAAATTCAGCAAAGCAGAAGCCAACGCCTGGTTAGCTGAAGGCAAAGCCGACGCCATCGCCTTTGGTATTCCGTTTATTGCGAACCCGGATTTACCAAAACGTCTGGAAACGGATGCGCCATTAAACCAGCCACGACCAGAGCTATTTTATGGCAAAGGCCCGGTAGGCTATACCGACTACCCGACTCTGGCTTAA
- a CDS encoding sensor histidine kinase, translating to MVRGISLFYKGNSSFFRRVTLITSILSLVFISLFWIVILVAEDQMEVISLDHWLDAEARMFERDYQLQGAAADLPNHYEFDSYWSEEPMPLWLKEYTTPGYYEHHLGPEDKHFLVRPHPSGKGLFYVVFKDNADDYLDEYESKLHLFTLLFGFAIMLLTVCYGVYMVRQMAVPLRNVVSKIKQMSPEQPSFLVEARFEELRTIEQALFDSKKHIAAFFQREQEFSRFAAHEIRTPLMVLQGSSELLQTMLAEEPRYQKALLRIERACQDIALLTDTFLLLGKETIDAHHYEQLDLETLLREQLPVAQSTATSDTASWTMQVHHAVQLWAPQSFVRVVLINLLKNAFIHGNGELLVELNERQLKVSNSSSKEQDSQGYGYGLVIVERICSRMGWQLEVQHQPSDFCVQISFPPKPHNTV from the coding sequence ATGGTCAGGGGTATAAGCTTGTTTTATAAAGGCAACAGCAGTTTTTTCCGCAGAGTGACTTTAATCACTTCTATCCTTAGTCTGGTGTTTATTTCGTTATTCTGGATTGTGATTTTAGTGGCCGAAGATCAGATGGAAGTGATAAGCCTGGATCACTGGCTGGACGCAGAAGCTCGTATGTTTGAACGGGATTATCAGTTACAGGGCGCTGCGGCTGATTTACCTAACCACTACGAATTTGACAGCTACTGGAGTGAAGAGCCTATGCCACTCTGGCTTAAGGAATACACTACTCCTGGCTACTACGAACATCATCTGGGGCCTGAAGATAAACATTTTCTGGTGCGGCCTCATCCCTCAGGCAAAGGCCTGTTTTATGTGGTGTTTAAAGACAATGCCGATGATTATCTGGACGAATACGAGTCCAAGCTGCATCTTTTTACCTTGCTGTTTGGCTTCGCCATTATGCTCTTAACGGTTTGTTATGGCGTTTATATGGTGCGGCAAATGGCGGTGCCGCTACGTAATGTCGTCAGTAAAATTAAGCAGATGTCGCCTGAGCAGCCTTCCTTTTTGGTGGAGGCGAGGTTTGAAGAGCTGCGCACTATAGAGCAGGCGCTGTTTGACAGTAAAAAGCATATAGCGGCTTTTTTTCAGCGTGAGCAGGAATTTAGTCGTTTTGCCGCTCATGAGATCAGAACGCCGTTGATGGTATTACAGGGATCGTCCGAGTTGCTGCAAACTATGCTGGCAGAAGAACCACGTTATCAGAAAGCTTTGCTTAGGATTGAGCGCGCCTGCCAGGATATCGCTTTATTGACTGATACTTTTTTATTGTTGGGCAAAGAGACGATAGACGCCCATCATTATGAACAGCTTGATTTGGAAACTTTGTTGCGCGAACAATTGCCCGTAGCGCAAAGTACTGCAACCTCTGACACAGCCAGCTGGACTATGCAGGTTCATCACGCAGTGCAACTTTGGGCACCACAGAGTTTTGTAAGGGTTGTACTGATTAATTTATTAAAAAATGCTTTTATTCATGGTAACGGCGAACTGCTGGTTGAGCTGAATGAAAGGCAATTAAAAGTCAGCAATAGCAGTAGCAAAGAGCAGGATAGTCAGGGGTATGGCTATGGTCTGGTCATAGTCGAGCGTATCTGCAGTCGTATGGGCTGGCAGCTTGAAGTGCAGCATCAGCCATCGGACTTCTGTGTGCAAATCAGTTTTCCTCCAAAGCCACATAATACTGTGTAA